Proteins from a single region of Mytilus trossulus isolate FHL-02 chromosome 2, PNRI_Mtr1.1.1.hap1, whole genome shotgun sequence:
- the LOC134704848 gene encoding myo-inositol 2-dehydrogenase-like isoform X1 produces the protein MNRIGAAIIGVGRIGQVHLKNMINSHCIQVHWMVDNIAVHGNLKELANLYNLVDTSITTPDQFETVMADDRVKMVVICVPTGLHKEFIMKSLKAGKHVFCEKPLCISVEDVKDCYEEAKRQGKHLLCALNRRFDKQFAQAGLLAKNGAFGEIRTVKMESRDNQTNLEYFAHNKGGIFLDMGIHDIDYIAWMIGEEPEFCTAIGAHTSVLSEGFQSYGEYDTAMGLIKFKNGTLVHVDLNRMTCGGYQQSVQILGTKQVVDITNIRESQLEITDDKGTHLSPYHLVDGFLDRYLDSFAAEMSHFINVVKGEEECSVTGESVIMATKLVYMLTEALQTGSKVYYIP, from the exons ATGAACCGTATTGGTGCTGCTATAATTGGTGTTGGTCGTATTGGACAggttcatttgaaaaatatgataaacagtCATTGTATTCAGGTTCACTGGATGGTGGACAATATTGCTGTTCATGGAAATCTGAAGGAATTAGCCAACTTGTATAATCTTGTTGATACAAGTATAACAACACCGGATCAATTCGAAACTGTGATGGCGGACGACAG AGTTAAAATGGTAGTAATATGTGTACCAACTGGACTTCATAAAGAATTCATAATGAAATCACTAAAAGCAGGTAAG CATGTCTTCTGTGAGAAGCCTTTATGCATTTCTGTTGAAGATGTAAAGGATTGTTATGAAGAAGCTAAACGACAAGGAAAGCATTTATTGTGTGCATTAAACAG ACGTTTTGATAAACAGTTTGCCCAAGCTGGCCTCCTTGCAAAAAATGGAGCATTCGGTGAAATTCGTACAGTCAAGATGGAAAGCCGAGATAATCAAACAAACCTGGAATATTTCGCTCACAACAAAG GAGGAATATTCTTAGATATGGGAATACATGACATTGATTACATAGCATGGATGATAGGAGAGGAACCAGAATTTTGCACAGCTATTGGTGCACATACTTCAGTGTTATCCGAGGGATTCCAGTCGTACGGGGAATATGACACGGCCATGGGATTGATAAAATTCAAGAATGGTACATTAGTACATGTAGACCTTAACCGGATGACATGTGGAGGTTATCAGCAGTCTGTACAA ATTTTAGGAACAAAACAGGTGGTTGATATTACGAACATACGAGAGTCCCAGTTAGAAATCACTGACGACAAAGGCACACACCTGTCTCCATACCATTTAGTGGATGGATTTCTAGACCGATATCTGGACTCATTTGCTGCAGAAATGTCTCATTTTATCAACGTTGTTAAAG gtGAAGAAGAATGTTCTGTGACTGGTGAAAGTGTTATAATGGCAACAAAGCTTGTGTATATGTTGACGGAAGCTCTACAAACTGGTTCTAAAGTATATTATATCCCGTAG
- the LOC134704848 gene encoding myo-inositol 2-dehydrogenase-like isoform X2, translating to MVDNIAVHGNLKELANLYNLVDTSITTPDQFETVMADDRVKMVVICVPTGLHKEFIMKSLKAGKHVFCEKPLCISVEDVKDCYEEAKRQGKHLLCALNRRFDKQFAQAGLLAKNGAFGEIRTVKMESRDNQTNLEYFAHNKGGIFLDMGIHDIDYIAWMIGEEPEFCTAIGAHTSVLSEGFQSYGEYDTAMGLIKFKNGTLVHVDLNRMTCGGYQQSVQILGTKQVVDITNIRESQLEITDDKGTHLSPYHLVDGFLDRYLDSFAAEMSHFINVVKGEEECSVTGESVIMATKLVYMLTEALQTGSKVYYIP from the exons ATGGTGGACAATATTGCTGTTCATGGAAATCTGAAGGAATTAGCCAACTTGTATAATCTTGTTGATACAAGTATAACAACACCGGATCAATTCGAAACTGTGATGGCGGACGACAG AGTTAAAATGGTAGTAATATGTGTACCAACTGGACTTCATAAAGAATTCATAATGAAATCACTAAAAGCAGGTAAG CATGTCTTCTGTGAGAAGCCTTTATGCATTTCTGTTGAAGATGTAAAGGATTGTTATGAAGAAGCTAAACGACAAGGAAAGCATTTATTGTGTGCATTAAACAG ACGTTTTGATAAACAGTTTGCCCAAGCTGGCCTCCTTGCAAAAAATGGAGCATTCGGTGAAATTCGTACAGTCAAGATGGAAAGCCGAGATAATCAAACAAACCTGGAATATTTCGCTCACAACAAAG GAGGAATATTCTTAGATATGGGAATACATGACATTGATTACATAGCATGGATGATAGGAGAGGAACCAGAATTTTGCACAGCTATTGGTGCACATACTTCAGTGTTATCCGAGGGATTCCAGTCGTACGGGGAATATGACACGGCCATGGGATTGATAAAATTCAAGAATGGTACATTAGTACATGTAGACCTTAACCGGATGACATGTGGAGGTTATCAGCAGTCTGTACAA ATTTTAGGAACAAAACAGGTGGTTGATATTACGAACATACGAGAGTCCCAGTTAGAAATCACTGACGACAAAGGCACACACCTGTCTCCATACCATTTAGTGGATGGATTTCTAGACCGATATCTGGACTCATTTGCTGCAGAAATGTCTCATTTTATCAACGTTGTTAAAG gtGAAGAAGAATGTTCTGTGACTGGTGAAAGTGTTATAATGGCAACAAAGCTTGTGTATATGTTGACGGAAGCTCTACAAACTGGTTCTAAAGTATATTATATCCCGTAG